One window of Vespula pensylvanica isolate Volc-1 chromosome 13, ASM1446617v1, whole genome shotgun sequence genomic DNA carries:
- the LOC122633926 gene encoding phospholipase A2 isozymes PA3A/PA3B/PA5-like, whose protein sequence is MLTALFCILSILWIQKTMASVLVADTTMSRMVELNAGEPICSLYNDRGVIQKMIFGADPKKVRQMPSNLVADLEETCLASKENNRTPGGGLIYPGTKWCGPGNVAASYNDLGHHAAEDACCREHDHCPIAISSQQCIHGICNNSPFTRSHCDCDAKFRRCLQNLNTEVANTIGALFFNVIQVTCFKERRPCSEWQRNGYAEAVSNRLCSQYKFRPSEKYVPLMPLNMNI, encoded by the exons ATGCTGACTGCTTTATTCTGCATTTTGTCGATCCTATGGATCCAGAAGACAATGGCAAGCGTGCTTGTTGCTGATACAACAATGTCCAGAATGGTAGAATTAAATGCCGGCGAACCAATATGTTCTCTTTACAATGATCGCGGTGTGATCCAGAAAATGATATTTGGCGCAGATCCGAAGAAAGTTCGACAAATGCCGAGCAATCTTGTTGCCGATCTCGAAGAGACTTGTTTGGCttcgaaagaaaac aATCGAACACCAGGAGGTGGATTGATATATCCTGGAACAAAATGGTGCGGACCGGGAAACGTGGCAGCTTCTTATAACGATTTAGGTCATCATGCGGCAGAAGATGCATGTTGTAGAGAACACGATCATTGTCCAATAGCGATATCATCTCAACAATGTATACAtggtatatgtaataattcacCTTTCACACGTTCGCATTGCGACTGTGACGCCAAATTTCGAAGATGTTTGCAAAATCTTAATACTGAGGTTGCCAACACTATCGGtgctctttttttcaatgttataCAAGTGACTTGTTTCAAAGAGAGACGACCGTGCTCAGAATGGCAAAg gaaTGGTTATGCCGAAGCGGTGTCAAATAGATTATGCTCACAGTACAAGTTCCGACCAAGTGAAAAATACGTGCCATTAATGCCAttgaatatgaatatatga